In Hyphomicrobium denitrificans 1NES1, one DNA window encodes the following:
- a CDS encoding APC family permease — protein MTVEVADISGGQVPKELVRSIDWRGAFWVASGVPALVLFSIGGIAGMTGKVAFVVWAASMVMGFVQSFTYAEIAGLFPNKSGGASIYGAAAWVRYSKIIAPLSVWCNWLAWTPVLSLGCSIAAAYILNAIGPIPAADSPQVLAWAQAHAGSITADSPRVAEWLAANSGKTATDAISALLALDGVSALTPTIRTWTLFSQSLGPVTFSLNAVFFIGAVLMLITFAIQHRGILGTANVQKYIGLLVIVPMLIVGVVPILTGQIDWSNYSPLAPLKAAALPETGPWDINGWTLVLGGMFIAAWSTYAFETAICYTSEFKDPKTDTFKAIFYSGLLCLLLYTLVPFTFQGVLGLDGMLAGPIVDGSGVADAMAKMVGGSGFLVNIMVMLMILALMLSIMTAMAGSSRTLYQGSVDGWLPRYLDHVNSHGAPTHAMWTDLIFNLGLLAIAAADATSFFFILAVSNCCYIIFNFLNLNSGWLHRIDNGHITRPFKAPTLLLALGTLFSFVNAAFMGAGAKVWNPMALTSAAIAAALIIPVFIFRHYVQDRGQFPQHMLDDLNLTANSIQARKAGILPYLVLLAGVCVVLIANWFFQLAG, from the coding sequence ATGACGGTTGAAGTCGCAGACATTTCGGGAGGACAGGTCCCGAAGGAACTGGTTCGATCCATCGATTGGAGGGGCGCGTTCTGGGTTGCCAGTGGCGTGCCGGCGCTGGTGCTGTTCTCGATTGGCGGCATTGCAGGCATGACGGGCAAGGTTGCCTTCGTCGTGTGGGCGGCCTCGATGGTGATGGGATTCGTTCAATCGTTCACGTATGCCGAGATCGCCGGTTTGTTTCCGAACAAATCGGGCGGCGCATCCATTTATGGCGCTGCGGCCTGGGTCCGCTATTCAAAGATCATCGCGCCGCTTTCGGTGTGGTGCAATTGGCTGGCGTGGACGCCCGTTCTTTCGCTCGGATGCTCCATTGCCGCCGCCTACATCTTGAATGCCATCGGGCCGATCCCCGCTGCAGATTCTCCACAGGTGCTGGCTTGGGCGCAGGCCCATGCGGGATCGATCACGGCCGATAGTCCGCGGGTCGCCGAATGGCTGGCAGCCAACTCCGGAAAGACGGCCACCGATGCCATCAGCGCCCTGCTGGCGCTGGACGGCGTCAGTGCGCTGACGCCGACCATACGCACCTGGACCCTGTTCTCACAGAGCCTCGGTCCGGTGACCTTCTCGCTCAATGCCGTGTTCTTCATCGGTGCGGTGCTTATGCTCATCACCTTCGCCATTCAGCATCGCGGTATTCTGGGCACCGCGAATGTCCAGAAATACATCGGGTTGCTCGTGATCGTCCCGATGCTGATCGTCGGCGTGGTGCCGATCCTCACCGGCCAGATCGACTGGTCGAATTATTCCCCGCTCGCACCGTTGAAGGCGGCCGCCCTTCCCGAGACGGGTCCATGGGACATCAACGGTTGGACCCTGGTCCTCGGAGGCATGTTCATTGCGGCGTGGTCGACGTATGCGTTCGAGACGGCCATTTGCTACACCAGTGAATTCAAGGATCCGAAGACCGATACGTTCAAGGCGATCTTCTATTCCGGTCTCCTTTGCCTGCTGCTCTATACGCTGGTGCCTTTCACGTTCCAGGGCGTCCTTGGCCTCGACGGCATGCTCGCCGGGCCGATCGTCGATGGTTCCGGCGTTGCCGACGCGATGGCAAAGATGGTCGGGGGCAGCGGCTTCCTCGTCAACATCATGGTCATGTTGATGATCCTTGCCCTGATGCTGTCGATCATGACGGCGATGGCAGGCTCGTCGCGTACTTTGTATCAGGGTTCCGTCGACGGCTGGCTTCCCCGCTACCTCGACCATGTCAATAGTCACGGCGCACCGACCCATGCGATGTGGACGGACCTCATCTTCAATCTCGGCCTGCTTGCGATCGCCGCGGCCGATGCGACGAGCTTCTTCTTCATCCTCGCGGTCTCGAACTGCTGCTACATCATCTTCAACTTCCTGAACCTGAACTCCGGCTGGCTGCATCGCATCGACAACGGCCATATTACGCGGCCGTTCAAGGCGCCGACGCTCCTCCTTGCGCTTGGCACTTTGTTCTCCTTCGTCAATGCGGCGTTCATGGGGGCCGGCGCGAAGGTCTGGAACCCGATGGCGCTGACCTCGGCGGCGATCGCGGCGGCGCTGATCATTCCCGTCTTTATCTTCCGCCACTACGTTCAGGACCGGGGCCAGTTCCCGCAGCACATGCTCGACGACCTGAACCTCACCGCCAATAGCATTCAAGCGCGCAAGGCCGGCATCCTGCCCTATCTCGTGTTGCTGGCCGGCGTTTGTGTCGTCCTCATCGCTAACTGGTTCTTCCAGTTGGCGGGTTGA
- a CDS encoding Y-family DNA polymerase, with product MNDDASCRRYLCLWMPFLSSDRWQHENRSDDGRPMVFVAKAKGVSQLAAVDAHARSLGLQAGMALADARARLPRIRAIAANPLADAAFIAHLADLAVAFTPSVALDPPDGLALDITGCSHLFAGEAMLAVRLQKVLHAAGISAAKLAIAPTPDMARALARFSPVNPCFAEDDTLVRALPVAALECAEEDATALRRAGLKTIAEIADRPSLLFAARFTSAFTAKLARVLGEEDRRISPLREPVPYRAELRCAEPVASHDVIAGMLADLAASVCDQLAARSVGGRIFEGMFLRADGAVRRIRVETSRPTRDPKVILRLYRDRLDALADPLDPGFGFDLICFEAVRVEPWMESQGTFNAQDDQKDKVAQLVDRLSTMFGRERVMRLQPIDSHIPERAQTVVPATFPAPPHEWEHGAICSTAGLRPPLIYARPHPIDVEAGDNNRPESIRWRRVTHRIANANGPERIAEEWWRPPSGYGTRDYYRVESSNGHRFWIFRAAATAIGERQRWFLHGVFP from the coding sequence ATGAACGACGATGCTTCGTGCAGACGGTATCTGTGTCTGTGGATGCCGTTCCTGTCGTCGGATCGTTGGCAGCATGAAAACCGAAGTGACGACGGCCGTCCGATGGTTTTCGTTGCCAAAGCGAAGGGTGTTTCGCAGCTGGCGGCCGTCGATGCGCATGCCCGGTCGCTTGGCCTGCAAGCCGGTATGGCGCTTGCCGATGCGCGGGCACGTCTTCCTCGCATCCGTGCGATCGCTGCCAATCCCTTGGCGGATGCGGCTTTCATCGCACATCTTGCCGATCTGGCTGTAGCTTTTACGCCATCGGTTGCCCTGGATCCGCCGGACGGTCTCGCGCTCGACATCACGGGATGCAGTCATCTCTTTGCAGGAGAGGCGATGCTTGCCGTACGCCTGCAGAAGGTTTTGCATGCCGCCGGCATCTCGGCCGCAAAACTTGCAATCGCTCCAACACCCGACATGGCGCGCGCTCTGGCGCGCTTCTCTCCCGTCAATCCCTGCTTTGCCGAAGACGATACGCTCGTGCGTGCGCTGCCCGTCGCGGCGCTCGAATGCGCTGAAGAAGATGCAACGGCCTTGCGGCGCGCCGGCCTGAAGACCATCGCCGAAATCGCCGACCGGCCATCGCTGCTGTTCGCCGCGCGTTTCACATCGGCGTTCACGGCAAAACTCGCTCGCGTGCTCGGCGAAGAGGACAGGCGCATCTCTCCTCTCCGTGAACCGGTTCCTTACAGAGCCGAATTGCGCTGCGCCGAACCCGTCGCCAGTCACGATGTCATCGCGGGCATGCTTGCCGATCTGGCCGCGTCCGTCTGCGATCAGTTGGCTGCGCGAAGCGTCGGGGGACGCATCTTCGAAGGTATGTTTTTGCGGGCAGATGGCGCCGTCCGCCGCATCCGCGTCGAAACCAGCCGCCCGACGCGCGATCCCAAGGTCATCTTGCGCCTCTACCGCGATCGTCTCGATGCGCTTGCCGATCCTCTCGATCCTGGTTTCGGCTTCGATCTGATCTGCTTCGAAGCAGTGCGAGTCGAGCCGTGGATGGAGAGCCAAGGCACATTCAATGCGCAGGACGACCAGAAAGATAAGGTCGCTCAGCTTGTCGACCGGCTGAGCACCATGTTCGGACGCGAGCGCGTGATGCGATTGCAGCCGATCGATAGCCATATCCCGGAACGAGCGCAGACCGTGGTTCCAGCGACATTTCCTGCGCCCCCGCACGAGTGGGAGCATGGCGCGATCTGCAGCACGGCGGGTTTGCGTCCACCGCTGATCTATGCGCGTCCACACCCGATCGATGTCGAAGCCGGTGACAACAATAGGCCGGAAAGCATCCGCTGGCGTCGCGTCACGCATCGCATTGCGAATGCGAACGGCCCCGAGCGGATTGCCGAAGAATGGTGGCGCCCGCCGTCAGGTTATGGCACGCGCGACTACTATCGCGTCGAAAGCTCGAATGGGCACCGCTTCTGGATTTTTCGGGCGGCCGCAACAGCGATCGGCGAACGGCAGAGATGGTTTCTGCATGGAGTTTTTCCATGA
- a CDS encoding heterodisulfide reductase-related iron-sulfur binding cluster — protein sequence MESREIFWGITTQQLIMFYMLGTASILVFLYGAYAHIAKYARGKSLVEPLELYGRVVRGLKDIFSHRTLRRRDLAAGLAHKGIFYGYLFGTIATTLYFLEIDIVKPLTGITFVKGKFYLIMSLLLDLGHLALIFGLIYMIVRRAFIRPRKLDYVRSYRGETELRAVAQGWRIEDWIFVVTLLIIECTGFLQEACGLIVDKPAWAAWSPIGFALSKTLTNAGLTEETAAAIRHANWWMHGILALTFTAAIPWYKAKHVIAAVGSLIFRNKQPLALLPGEPKDAEKAGISSIDDFTWKDMLHLDACTKCGRCHEACPARTAGYPLSPRDFILDLREYNDEARGCPTSAIDLVGGVIAPETLWACRTCGACQEICPVGIEHPSLIVRMRRHLVEQGTMDPLLRNTIIQIGDTGNSFGENSRKRSQWTKALEFRVKDIREDAADTLWFVGDYASFDPRNQKVSQTVARILKAAREDFALLHEGEKTAGNDVRRVGEEGLYEELATHNIEQMQAAKPFKRIITTDPHSYNTIKNEYPAFGKVAPIEHYSSVLADLLGSGRLKVRTPLNKRVTFHDPCHLGRLNGGYDAPRKVLELIGCELIEMPRNRDNSFCCGAGGGRIWIPDTPGTQKPSENRVHEAAALDIDIFVTCCPKDLTMFEDARKTGGHEKDFVVQDLAELVAEAIELKSLKLQDLPPLADRLVNAIATHISDAVAAKLDAVLKARLASLPAVAAPAALAPPAAAEQSVPAAAAPVQKEQAPADVAPKQDAKIAEAAPSAPAVEQKLTPVSWDGLKPVTPATFANYQAPPKTGLRILVTVKNVAKLGDEYGFTEDGRDVRREFMEFSLNEWDDAALEEALRCVEKMGGGEVVAVTVGDGDADASLLKALAKGAHRAVRIWDESLANADPITIARAIAGVAKAEDPDLIFSGVQSGDQAHGATGTALARILGLPHAAVVVGFEWDGKGPLKLTRELEGGLRHNFDLKAPAVVAIQTGINTPRFATMKMVKQAKQKPLVVVDGAGVVDGSGGYVVKRMYIPAQSKAEMLTGTPAEIAKFIANLIREKKG from the coding sequence GTGGAATCGCGCGAGATATTTTGGGGCATCACGACGCAGCAGCTGATCATGTTCTACATGCTCGGCACGGCATCGATCTTGGTCTTCCTGTATGGCGCGTACGCCCACATCGCAAAATATGCGCGCGGCAAATCGCTTGTCGAACCGCTGGAGCTTTACGGCCGCGTCGTCCGCGGCCTCAAGGATATTTTCTCGCATCGCACGCTTCGGAGGCGGGATCTCGCTGCGGGCCTCGCGCACAAGGGCATTTTCTACGGTTATCTCTTCGGCACGATCGCGACGACGCTCTATTTCCTCGAAATCGACATTGTCAAACCTCTGACGGGCATCACCTTCGTCAAGGGCAAGTTCTATCTCATCATGAGCCTGCTGCTGGATCTCGGCCATCTCGCCCTGATCTTCGGCCTCATCTACATGATCGTTCGCCGCGCGTTCATTCGGCCCAGGAAGCTCGACTACGTGCGCAGCTACCGGGGCGAAACGGAGCTTCGCGCCGTGGCCCAGGGCTGGCGGATCGAAGACTGGATTTTCGTCGTCACGCTTCTGATCATCGAGTGCACCGGCTTTTTGCAGGAAGCCTGCGGTCTGATCGTCGATAAGCCGGCGTGGGCGGCGTGGTCGCCGATCGGCTTTGCGCTTTCGAAAACGCTGACCAATGCCGGCCTGACGGAGGAGACAGCCGCCGCCATCCGGCATGCGAACTGGTGGATGCACGGCATCCTGGCGCTGACGTTCACGGCCGCGATACCCTGGTACAAGGCGAAGCACGTCATTGCGGCGGTCGGATCGCTGATCTTCCGCAACAAGCAGCCCCTGGCGCTTCTGCCGGGCGAGCCGAAGGATGCCGAAAAGGCCGGCATTTCCTCTATCGACGACTTTACATGGAAGGACATGCTGCATCTCGACGCCTGCACCAAGTGCGGCCGTTGCCATGAAGCCTGTCCGGCGCGCACGGCCGGATATCCGCTCAGCCCGCGCGACTTCATCCTCGATCTCCGCGAATACAACGACGAGGCGCGAGGCTGCCCGACCTCGGCGATCGACCTTGTCGGCGGCGTCATTGCGCCCGAAACGCTTTGGGCCTGCCGGACGTGCGGCGCCTGTCAGGAAATCTGCCCGGTGGGCATCGAGCATCCGTCGTTGATCGTGCGCATGCGCCGGCACCTGGTCGAGCAAGGCACGATGGACCCCTTGCTGCGCAATACGATCATCCAGATCGGCGACACCGGAAACAGCTTCGGCGAAAATTCGCGCAAGCGCTCGCAGTGGACGAAGGCGCTCGAATTCCGCGTCAAGGACATCCGCGAGGATGCCGCCGATACGCTATGGTTCGTCGGCGACTACGCCTCGTTCGATCCGCGCAACCAGAAGGTCAGCCAGACCGTCGCGCGGATCCTCAAGGCGGCGCGGGAAGACTTCGCGCTGCTGCATGAGGGCGAGAAGACTGCGGGCAATGACGTGCGGCGCGTCGGGGAAGAAGGGCTCTACGAGGAACTCGCCACCCACAACATCGAACAGATGCAGGCGGCCAAGCCGTTCAAACGCATCATTACGACCGATCCGCACAGCTACAACACGATCAAGAACGAATATCCCGCGTTCGGCAAGGTGGCGCCGATCGAGCACTATTCGAGCGTCCTTGCCGACCTGCTCGGCAGCGGCCGGCTCAAGGTCAGGACGCCGCTCAACAAGCGCGTCACCTTCCACGACCCGTGCCATCTCGGCCGCTTGAACGGCGGCTACGATGCGCCGCGCAAGGTGCTGGAGCTGATTGGCTGCGAGCTGATCGAAATGCCGCGCAATCGCGACAACTCATTCTGCTGCGGCGCCGGCGGCGGGCGCATCTGGATCCCCGATACGCCCGGCACGCAGAAGCCCTCCGAGAACCGCGTGCACGAAGCGGCGGCGCTCGACATCGATATCTTCGTCACCTGCTGTCCAAAGGACTTGACCATGTTTGAAGATGCTCGGAAGACCGGCGGGCACGAGAAGGATTTTGTCGTCCAGGATCTGGCCGAGCTCGTCGCCGAAGCCATCGAGCTGAAGTCGCTCAAGCTGCAGGATCTGCCGCCGCTCGCGGACCGCCTCGTCAACGCGATCGCCACGCATATTTCGGACGCGGTCGCCGCGAAGCTCGATGCGGTGCTGAAGGCGCGCCTCGCGAGTCTCCCGGCTGTTGCGGCCCCTGCGGCTCTGGCTCCACCGGCGGCTGCCGAGCAGTCCGTCCCGGCCGCCGCCGCGCCGGTCCAAAAAGAGCAGGCCCCGGCCGACGTCGCGCCGAAACAGGACGCAAAAATCGCCGAAGCCGCGCCGTCAGCGCCTGCCGTCGAGCAGAAACTTACGCCTGTCTCGTGGGATGGGCTGAAGCCCGTCACGCCGGCGACCTTTGCCAACTACCAGGCGCCGCCGAAGACCGGTCTGCGCATCCTCGTCACGGTCAAGAACGTCGCCAAGCTCGGTGACGAATACGGCTTCACCGAAGACGGTCGCGACGTGCGGCGCGAGTTCATGGAGTTCTCTCTCAACGAGTGGGACGACGCGGCCCTTGAGGAAGCTCTGCGCTGCGTCGAAAAAATGGGAGGCGGCGAGGTCGTGGCGGTCACCGTCGGCGATGGCGATGCCGATGCCTCGTTGCTCAAAGCCCTGGCGAAAGGCGCGCATCGCGCCGTCAGGATCTGGGACGAGTCCCTGGCCAATGCCGATCCCATCACCATTGCGCGGGCCATTGCCGGTGTCGCCAAGGCGGAGGATCCCGATCTCATCTTCTCCGGCGTGCAATCGGGCGATCAGGCGCACGGCGCTACGGGCACGGCACTGGCGCGCATTCTCGGGCTCCCGCACGCCGCCGTCGTCGTCGGATTCGAGTGGGACGGCAAGGGTCCGCTGAAGCTGACGCGCGAGCTCGAAGGCGGCCTGCGGCATAATTTCGATCTCAAGGCGCCCGCCGTCGTCGCCATTCAGACGGGCATCAACACGCCGCGCTTCGCGACCATGAAGATGGTCAAGCAGGCGAAACAGAAGCCGCTCGTCGTCGTCGACGGCGCCGGCGTCGTCGACGGCAGCGGCGGCTACGTCGTCAAGCGGATGTACATCCCCGCGCAGTCGAAAGCCGAAATGCTGACCGGCACGCCGGCAGAAATCGCGAAATTCATCGCCAACCTCATTCGTGAAAAGAAGGGCTGA
- a CDS encoding error-prone DNA polymerase codes for MTSYAELATTTNFSFLRGASHPEDLVVRAVLLGYTGIGIADCNTLAGVVRAYGALQDLRRDGLPAPQKVREGSSPGEYAWIEDAKSGDWADIPEAVKARAKSFKLLVGVRLVFIDGTPDIIAYPENRTGWARLCRLLTQGKLQAKKGECNLRREDLLSDCAGLLLIVIPPPALDGLETHLHAVAKAAPGNVWLGAALHLKGDDRHVLHRLSGVAASTNVPLIAVNDVLYDTPEQRPVQDILTCIREGLRIEMAGTRLEANAERHLKPPADMAQLFRDCPSAIAATQDLLQRVSFSLGDLKYEYPDEPVPSGWTSQGWLDHLTWKKAHVRYPDGVPDKVRQQLEDELKLITQLDYAPYFLTVYDVVRYAKEKGILCQGRGSAANSAVCYVLGITSVDPEQHNLLFARFISNERREPPDIDVDFEHQRREEVIQYIYKRYGRERAGLVATVIRYRPRSAIREVGKALGLSEDITSRIAGTVWGSGGSKLSEAHLRQAGIDHRNPVISQAIAFATRILGFPRHLSQHVGGFVLARGRLDEIVPIGNAAMDKRTFIEWDKDDIDVLRLMKVDVLALGMLTCIRKAFDLIRTHEGENFDLAALPAEQQDVYEMLQKGDSIGVFQVESRAQINMLPRLKPKEFYDLVIQVAIVRPGPIQGDMVHPYLRRRKNRQEVTFPHPNPPHDPNELHNVLSRTLGVPLFQEQAMQLAMVAAKFTDAEANQLRRAMATFRNAGTIHKFESMLVERMVERGYDRDFAQRCFEQIKGFGEYGFPESHAAAFARLVYISAFIKRRYPAAFACALLNSQPMGFYAPAQIVRDARDHGVDVYPIDVNASDWDNTLCAGADGRTALRLGFRQIDGLSETWCKRLIDLRRNGYADLDSLARRTRLPQRALRLLADADCFRSVGIHRRDALWAARRLPEADKLPLFAAAREPDLGEEPDAQLSPMSLGENIAVDYQTTRLSLKGHPMEWLRAIFRSEGIASCAELTTQCDGSRGRVAGVVLVRQRPGKGNAIFITLEDETGITNAVLWMRTFEKFRKEVMGGRLLLIEGKVQRSPENVIHLMAARIIDRTAELARLSDTHKPTIELSSADEFLHPQASRTHHPRNVRILPGSRDFH; via the coding sequence ATGACGTCCTATGCCGAACTCGCCACGACCACGAATTTCTCATTTCTGCGCGGGGCCTCTCATCCCGAGGATCTTGTCGTGCGGGCCGTTCTTCTTGGGTACACGGGAATCGGTATCGCTGATTGCAACACGCTTGCGGGCGTCGTCAGGGCTTACGGCGCTTTGCAAGACTTGCGGCGCGACGGATTGCCTGCGCCGCAAAAAGTCCGCGAAGGTTCCAGTCCTGGCGAGTACGCTTGGATTGAAGATGCCAAGTCGGGCGATTGGGCCGACATTCCGGAAGCCGTCAAAGCTCGCGCAAAGAGCTTCAAGCTGCTCGTCGGCGTACGTCTTGTATTCATCGACGGCACGCCGGACATTATCGCTTATCCGGAAAATCGCACGGGCTGGGCACGGCTCTGCCGCCTGCTCACGCAAGGAAAGCTCCAGGCAAAAAAAGGCGAATGCAATCTTCGGCGCGAGGACTTGCTGTCCGACTGCGCGGGCCTCCTTCTTATTGTCATTCCGCCGCCAGCGCTCGATGGCCTCGAAACACATCTTCACGCCGTCGCAAAGGCCGCGCCCGGAAATGTCTGGCTTGGAGCCGCCCTGCATTTGAAAGGAGATGACCGCCACGTTCTGCACCGGCTGAGCGGCGTTGCAGCCTCTACGAACGTGCCGCTGATTGCCGTCAATGACGTGCTGTACGACACGCCAGAGCAACGGCCGGTCCAGGATATTTTGACGTGCATCCGTGAAGGTCTGCGTATCGAGATGGCTGGCACGCGGCTCGAAGCCAACGCCGAGCGCCACCTTAAGCCGCCTGCGGACATGGCACAGCTTTTCCGCGACTGTCCATCCGCCATCGCCGCTACGCAGGATCTGCTTCAGCGCGTCTCCTTTTCTCTCGGCGATCTCAAGTATGAGTATCCCGACGAGCCTGTGCCGTCCGGCTGGACTTCGCAAGGATGGCTCGATCATTTGACCTGGAAGAAAGCGCACGTGCGCTATCCGGATGGTGTCCCGGACAAGGTGCGGCAACAATTAGAAGATGAACTGAAGCTCATCACCCAGCTCGATTACGCACCGTACTTCCTTACGGTCTATGACGTCGTTCGCTACGCCAAGGAAAAGGGCATTCTTTGTCAGGGGCGCGGCTCGGCCGCGAATTCCGCCGTCTGCTATGTGCTCGGCATCACATCGGTCGATCCGGAGCAGCATAACCTGCTCTTTGCACGTTTCATTTCGAACGAGCGACGCGAGCCCCCGGACATTGACGTCGATTTCGAGCACCAACGGCGCGAGGAAGTCATACAATACATCTATAAGCGCTATGGCCGCGAGCGTGCGGGGCTGGTCGCAACCGTGATCCGCTATCGCCCGCGCAGCGCCATCCGGGAGGTCGGCAAAGCTCTCGGTCTGAGCGAAGATATCACCAGCCGCATCGCGGGGACCGTGTGGGGAAGCGGGGGTTCGAAACTGTCCGAAGCGCATCTCCGGCAAGCCGGCATTGACCATCGCAATCCGGTCATCAGCCAAGCCATCGCGTTTGCGACGCGCATCCTCGGTTTTCCGCGCCATCTCTCCCAGCATGTCGGCGGCTTCGTGCTGGCGCGCGGACGGCTGGATGAGATCGTCCCTATCGGCAATGCCGCGATGGACAAGCGGACTTTCATCGAATGGGACAAGGACGACATCGACGTTCTCCGCCTGATGAAAGTCGACGTTCTCGCACTGGGCATGCTGACATGCATTCGCAAGGCGTTCGACCTGATCCGCACGCACGAAGGCGAGAACTTCGATCTTGCCGCCCTTCCTGCCGAACAGCAGGATGTCTACGAAATGCTTCAGAAAGGCGATTCGATCGGCGTCTTTCAGGTCGAGAGCCGAGCACAGATCAACATGCTGCCGCGCCTGAAACCGAAGGAGTTTTACGATCTCGTCATCCAGGTCGCGATCGTGCGGCCGGGACCGATCCAAGGCGACATGGTGCACCCCTATTTGCGCCGCCGGAAAAATCGGCAAGAGGTGACGTTTCCTCATCCGAATCCTCCGCACGATCCGAACGAACTTCACAACGTGCTGTCGCGCACGCTCGGCGTTCCGCTCTTTCAAGAGCAGGCGATGCAGCTCGCCATGGTGGCGGCCAAATTCACCGACGCCGAAGCCAATCAGCTTCGCCGCGCGATGGCAACGTTCCGCAACGCCGGCACGATCCATAAATTCGAGTCGATGCTCGTCGAGCGTATGGTCGAACGCGGCTATGATCGTGATTTCGCACAGCGCTGCTTCGAGCAGATCAAAGGCTTCGGCGAATATGGCTTTCCGGAAAGCCACGCAGCCGCGTTTGCCAGACTCGTCTATATCTCCGCGTTCATCAAACGTCGCTATCCGGCCGCCTTTGCCTGTGCGCTCCTGAATTCGCAACCCATGGGATTTTATGCTCCGGCGCAGATCGTGCGCGACGCGCGCGACCACGGCGTCGACGTCTATCCGATTGATGTCAATGCGAGCGATTGGGACAACACGTTATGTGCAGGCGCTGACGGTAGAACGGCGCTGCGTCTCGGTTTCCGGCAAATCGACGGATTGTCGGAGACGTGGTGCAAACGACTGATCGATCTGCGCCGGAACGGATATGCCGACCTCGATAGTCTGGCGCGGCGCACACGCCTGCCGCAGCGGGCGCTTCGCTTGCTTGCCGATGCCGATTGCTTCCGCTCCGTTGGCATCCATCGCCGGGATGCGTTGTGGGCGGCGCGACGTTTGCCGGAAGCAGACAAGTTGCCGTTGTTCGCAGCTGCGCGCGAACCGGACCTAGGCGAGGAACCCGATGCACAGTTGTCGCCAATGTCGCTTGGCGAAAACATCGCAGTGGACTACCAGACCACCCGATTGTCGCTCAAAGGCCATCCGATGGAATGGCTGCGCGCTATATTCCGGAGCGAAGGCATTGCCTCCTGTGCCGAGCTTACGACTCAGTGTGACGGCAGCCGAGGACGAGTTGCAGGCGTCGTGCTCGTGCGTCAGCGGCCGGGCAAGGGGAATGCCATCTTTATAACTTTGGAGGACGAGACGGGAATTACGAACGCGGTGCTTTGGATGCGCACGTTCGAGAAGTTCCGCAAGGAGGTTATGGGCGGCCGGCTGCTGCTGATCGAAGGCAAGGTGCAGCGTAGTCCCGAAAACGTCATCCATCTCATGGCGGCGCGCATCATCGACCGGACGGCGGAGCTTGCGCGCCTTTCGGACACGCATAAGCCGACGATAGAGTTGTCGAGCGCCGACGAATTCCTGCATCCGCAGGCCTCACGCACCCATCATCCCCGCAACGTCCGCATTCTGCCGGGATCGCGGGACTTTCATTGA
- a CDS encoding electron transfer flavoprotein subunit alpha/FixB family protein: MAGILIVAEHLNGVVRDITREAIGAAQSVKAALGGPVVVAVIGNDIAAIADSLDLAGVDEIVSVKAPADHFDPHIYEECVLELGKKYTPELILLGHTVNGMACAAAVAARLGAGFASDVLALSADANGVVATRGAYGNKVNLEVAFPERKIVVLALRGATYPVPDAKGNAQRTTFEPDLGKAAESMQHTGYIEAPQSDIDISKAEYILSVGRGIQEKDNLPRFEQLAGRLGFTFGCSRPIVDSGWLPKPHQVGQSGKVASACKVYVALGISGAVQHLYGMKHIDTIIAINTDPEAPIFNVATYGVCMDLFEFAKELEAQFN, encoded by the coding sequence ATGGCGGGAATCCTCATCGTTGCCGAACACCTGAACGGCGTGGTTCGCGACATCACGCGGGAAGCGATCGGCGCCGCGCAATCGGTCAAGGCGGCGCTTGGCGGCCCCGTCGTCGTTGCCGTGATTGGCAACGACATTGCCGCAATCGCCGACTCGCTCGACCTCGCCGGTGTCGACGAGATCGTGTCGGTCAAGGCGCCGGCCGATCACTTCGATCCGCATATCTACGAAGAATGCGTTCTCGAACTCGGCAAAAAATACACCCCCGAGCTGATCTTGCTCGGGCACACCGTCAACGGCATGGCGTGTGCCGCGGCCGTTGCGGCCCGGCTCGGCGCCGGCTTTGCGAGCGACGTGCTGGCGCTTTCCGCCGACGCCAACGGGGTTGTCGCGACGCGCGGCGCCTACGGCAACAAGGTCAACCTCGAAGTCGCATTCCCGGAGCGCAAGATCGTCGTCCTGGCGTTGCGCGGCGCGACCTATCCGGTTCCCGACGCCAAGGGCAATGCGCAGCGGACGACGTTCGAGCCCGATCTCGGCAAGGCCGCCGAGAGCATGCAGCATACCGGCTACATCGAGGCGCCGCAGTCGGACATCGACATCTCGAAAGCGGAATACATTCTCTCGGTGGGCCGCGGCATCCAGGAGAAAGATAACCTGCCGCGCTTCGAGCAACTCGCCGGGCGGCTCGGATTCACCTTCGGCTGCTCGCGCCCGATCGTCGATTCCGGCTGGCTGCCGAAGCCGCATCAGGTCGGCCAATCCGGCAAGGTCGCGAGCGCCTGCAAGGTCTACGTCGCGCTCGGCATCTCGGGCGCCGTCCAGCATCTCTACGGCATGAAGCACATCGACACCATCATCGCCATCAACACCGATCCCGAAGCGCCGATCTTCAACGTCGCGACCTACGGCGTCTGCATGGATCTCTTCGAATTCGCGAAGGAGCTCGAAGCCCAATTCAACTGA